AAGAGCATGTGGTAGTAAACAGATTTCGGTGGGTATTCAGTTCTACTCGTCTATTTTAGAGGGAGGAGCGAAATGCTCGAGTAAGCCCATTGGCACCGCGTCTGAAGGGAAAGAGAGGAAACTGATGCACACATGACATTTCCTGACACTTTGCTCGTTGATTGGTGCAGGAGACGTTTTTCCTCAATTAAACGACACGCATAGAGGAGCCCAATTACACTGCGCACTAATTCACCGTGATGAAAGCGCAGGAGCTTCCCAGATAAAAGCGCAGAACTGCGGGACATCGGAAACTGACGAGGGGGTTAGGTAGGTTATGTTTTAAATGGCGAATAATCGTACCTCCTTTTCCATTCACAACATATTAAACGGAGGACTTGATTGCGAGAGAAATGCCGGACTTGATGAGGAATACGCAGAAGAGCAGGAGGCGCAGGGTCGTTCGAGCTCTTCTCTGCCGGTGAGAAACGATGGAGCTGAGAGCATTTCTTCCTGTGTGCTCGTGCTGGACTCTTCACCCTCCGACCAGCATTCATGTGAGGAAGGATCAACAGGAGGAGAAGACAATTCACCAGAAAGACAGCACGGTGAGACATTAAGACAACTTCATATACGTTGTATTGGAGATTGGGCAGTGATGTTAAACATTTTGTTGCCACAGGTTTTTGCACTACACGTGTGTCAAACTTGGATAAAATATTTTGTCTGCCACAGATTAGCTAATACAGTTTAGAAAAACTTAACTGTGTAAATGAACGTGCTTTTGTCTGTACCTGATATTTTAGACACTGTGCATTATTGTGGTAATCAATATTTTTCCCTCAGAAATAATTATTATGCGTCACTCAATTTCAGCTTCTCAGAAACGGCACATGACGcattttaaatgcaatagaaacAATCCAttagaaaataaatcaaacagaCGAATCTTTAACGTAAAAACGCGTGTTAGTCGAAATTGTGAGAAATACTGCTTATATAGGCTACTCAAttataaaccattttattttatttagcttttgtGGGTACAATATAGCAAAAATTAACCGATAGAAGCTGCTCATTCGATACAAGTTCCGTCGTTTAGCATAAACATGATCACAAATCTGTAAAACAATTATAGGCCTACTTTCTTACCCAATAAATCTTTTTACCTTAcctgtaaatatttttaacacaTAGAAATATAGTTCGATGATTAATCACGTTAGGGTAAATTAAATGACAGAAATTGTATCATCAGCGtgtcctttttaaaaatatattttaataatacttaataaataaCTTGCACACAAGCTTTTCTAAGCTTTAAAAAAACAGACAAGgcataaaaacaaatacacacatgcagtgtttatgatttttaatcatgagccaattttatttaaaagtaaaaaaaggtgaccatttagaattaaaatatttaaattgaaataggGGTAGCATTAAGTATTTGATTACAACAATAAAGAAATtttgcaacatttaaaatatttatgtttttgattatAGTGTACTGGagctatatatatacactgtaaaaaatttcttgttgtttttacaaaaactttttggcagctgtggttgccagaataattttgtaaaaatacagaaaactgtaaacagatttacgtcaaaaactgttaattttacaaaataaagctgtaatttacaaacaagaaaatgtgaatataaaccagtaaattcaacaacacacaaaattaaatctgttttgtaccttgaaaatactgacaaccaccataataataaagatggtactgtataagagaaagccacatgaagtatcaaagctcatcacaagtagcttcaccacaagcagaagtatatattaacatatagaaggtgcacatttatggaaacacaaaacaccatcatggtaacacacgtgatacttaaataatgcaaaaaactttcattaagcaacagaagatgtaacataaagctcaaatgtacataactgataacaagaactatttaaaaacatgattatttaaacaaaatactttcaaacgtggagtgtcacgcagggaattctgggaatatcagtttacagttttagactgtaaattatacattgatttgttctttttttacttctaaaagctgtataattaacagaattttactgtaaatttacattaaatgctttgttagatcttttacagtttttccctgtatatagtacgggaacttactgttaacctattatcagtttttttccgtagcgtttttacaaaattttacagttaaaattacacttattttttacagtgtatatatatatatatatatatatatatatatatatatatatatatatatatatataatatcactcTTTGCACTTGACActatatttacagtttatataCCAGAGTAATAGATCTTTAAAAGAAATTTAAAAcacgtaaaaaaaattaaagaagctGAAATGAAAAAGCACTGCCCTTGTCTCCTCTCagataattaaaattatgtatttctCAATGCATGCTTTAAAGTAAAAATCTCCCTAATATACACACCAATTCACATTATAGTCCTATTAAGCTCTTAACAGTCACTTATGAGTATTATACaactattttaagattttatttttcatatcagCTCCTGTATGTAACACAAAGTGTCTAAACCTGTTTTGATCCATCAATACAGATCATGACAAGGACCAAGAGAAACCACAGAGCTGCAACTTTGAAGACAACCCCAAATCGAGCAAAAAAAGGTCACGGGCTGCGTTTTCTCACGCACAGGTGTATGAGCTGGAGCGCCGTTTTAACCTGCAGCGGTACCTGTCTGGTCCAGAGCGGGCCGACCTGGCAGGAGCTCTCAAACTGACAGAGACGCAGGTGAAGATCTGGTTCCAGAACAGGAGATACAAAACTAAACGGCGACAAATGGCAGCCGAGCTCACAACAGCTCCGACGACAGCCCTGGCAAAGAGAGTAGCAGTGAAAGTACTTGTGAGAAACGACCAGAGGCAATACAACACCGAGGAGCTGCCCAGTCCGTCTGTTCCTCCAGTATACCAGTCATTCCCTTACTATCCTTACATGTTCTGCTTCCAGCCGTGGATCTCAGGAAACACTTTAAGTGGTGGCCTGTACTGATTTACCAGAGTTGTAGCATCAAGTGGAAAATGACTGTGGAGACATAAACAATCAAAAACAGCCAAAGAGTAAACAAAACTGCTATCCCTCCATGGATTATCAATGCTGAAACTACAATAAACTATGACCATGAAACCAAAAGAGGAATATGATATACTGATGTTCAATAATGATCATTAAGCCAAAGCAAAGACACTTCACCCAAACGAGTTTCTATCATTTGTAGTTATAACCGTCTTTTTTAATGTTGTACAGTAATGCATTTGGACAAATATGCACACTTAAAATCTATGAATTATATTGCGttagataacaaaatattaaaccaaaaagtGCTAGTAAACAAATGATGCTAAACTCTTTGATGCTATTTTACTAGATAGGTGTTTTGACAAAGTCAGAATGTGTCTAAACGGTTTTTAGTATATAATTTGAAACTTAAAATATTGggtttgtaaaatgttttgcattattgagcctttacatttttcagtttaatatttgttatctaatgcaaagGCATGCATGCATTTAAGTGCTGCTTAAGTGCTCAAATGTAGGTCTACTGTAAATGATATGGAGTGTGTTTAGCTAGTTGAAATAATTTTTCTGTCAGCATTTGTCACAGATTaaatttcttgtttatttcaaTCACAAAGGAAAATACACTCTATGGTGCACTAATGTGTCTACTGCTTTAATTCAATGCTTAAATCCAGTATCAAAGCAGAAAAGCAAAAGCTTAAAGTGGGTTTGTCAACACAGCGTACAGAGATAAATGCCTTAAAGGCAATAATTTAAGAGGCAGAACTCATCAAAAGATTCTATGTAAATAATGGCTTGACAGGTGGCAGACTATTATACAGATAAAAGCCAATGAAAACACTATCAGTAACATTAAAGtaataatgcaataacattttaGATAAACCAACACCAAAACCACTCATTGTAACTATAATGAATGCACAAATATGAAAAGTGAGCTAATCTGGGATTAGAAATACCAAATTATCTAGAATCTGCCCTGTCTCTGACCTCGCATGCAAGACTGTGCCGTACATTTCCATGAAGAACAACAAAGTCCGTCAGACTGTTTTGAAAAGTCTGCAGTCCTTTGTTTCAGAAGGACAGTATCACTGTCAAACACGTTTAcagaataaatgttgtttatgtgCCAaataacatgctttttaaaaggGTATGAGATTATTCAACAGCAAACTGTACAAATATAAACagctatttgtctttttttctttctccaatATCAAGCGcccatatatttaattaaataactaaaatactgAAATGCAATACAAtgcatgatttaaataaaaaaacctctcaaatataaattaaataatctgctgatcaatttcttttttttgattatcactgtaaaatgtttttcaagcaaaaaaaaattgttttgagtttgctttacaaattatatatatatatatatatatatatatatatatatatatatatatatatatatatatatatatattataaattatattgtatattatatattacaagttaaatgtaaattaataaaaatcaatatattaaaaaaatatatatatttatatataatttaatatataattctgctttaattgtgcagaagtgGGTTAAAATACTTCAGGAACACttgaaatatcttgcatttaaagactgatactACACAGAGATCATACTATctttattaataatgatattaaaacacatcttgggcataatattaagaaatgtgcattgcgcaattaagaaataaaaaaaaaaagttgaattataATTGTATATCAGTAAATCTTAAGTGATATATCAATAAATACGTTAACAGAATTTAACTATACTTAgcatgaaggtttttttttttttaatttaaaactgatttaaattaGGCCAATTAATTTAGCCTGTTCATTAACTGTAATTAATATCTAAAGTGTTCAGGTAAGGGTGTTAAGATGTGTGTTATTCTACGTGACTGAAACTGTGCTGCTTTTATACACACCCAAGGATTATTCAGCTGTttattgcagtaaaaaaaaataaaaaaagaagttggGGGCGAGATATATAATTCTATTTCAACCATCACAATATAAAGCAGTTCACATGAGTTTAAGCAGCCCTTTCGTGATATCTGCATGATTCAGATACTGTCAATAGACCATGTCTATGTTGCACAACAGAGTCTGGCTAAAGCCCAGAGCACATTAATCAAGTGTGCTTGAAGAGACAACACCCTCATAAAGGCAAGAGAATGGAGGTTCACTATCACCAAAATACAGCATCCATATGCAAACACACTCTCTGAGACCTGCATCTACTTCAACAATGTTTTACATATAGTCAATCCAGATTCATGGATGAAATCATAGTAACATACCATGTATTGTTCATTTTGTGAGAGCCATTTGAGGGCAAAACACGGATTTCCGTTTACAATCCTCCAACAGAGTGCAGAAAGAAAATAACTAAAGTGCACTAAAATATACTATTGTATGCCACCTGTGTACCATCAGTACAGAGTCAATTACCTGTGCTTGGATAAATGCTTACTATAATGAAAAGCAAAAATGCTAGTaaacataatgcattaaaatacttgAACATCCTacgtttaaatgatttaaatcactTAATGATGATGGCCTTTATAAGCACAAGGCCTACAGTACTCAAGAAGTGAACAGATCATCTTCTGAAGAGGAATTAGGACGCAGTTGAGCACCATATGGATGTCtgtgtttatacaaaaaaaatgtatcgtGAAAAAGTATGTAAACACAGTTTTTGAGTAGAGCAGACGATTCGTGCAGACTAGAGTGAGCAGGCTTATAAACCCTCACAAAGACAACAAAAGCGGCTGGGAGAGTTCGCCCACTGCATGCTCACAAAGCCCTCAGCAATTAAGCCTCACATTGACTGGGTAAAAAGACTCAAATTGTTATTTTGCCATGTTTCACTCTGACATTCATCTATGAAGAAATTAAAATAGGTGAGACAAAGAATTGATTCAAAATACATCAACCATGAATCGGACCCTCCCAGTTCAACTACTGCAGTATAAAGAGTCTGTCTTTAACCAGGACACTGATTGAGGGATTTCACACAAAGAACTTTAAGTACTTCCAGAATGTCACACAATTTCCTTGATGAGTCTACTGAGActactttgatttttattttctttttactttgcaaAGAGCATTaaactatggaagcttgtttctggaacggcataaaaaaataaaggtaattataatgttttatttcacgATTCTTactgttttcataatttaatttttgCACAATTAGTGCCACTGAAAAGAAACTGCAAAAATATTTTCTCCCTACACTCCCTATTTCTGTAATTAAAGATTTAACAAGTAGTCCCACCGTAACCTCACAGCATTGGTTAAGTCAATTTTGCAATGTTTTCACAGCATCACATATCAACAATGTAAAAAACTTTTTAAGGAAATCAAACTACTTTAGTTGGCAACCTACCTAAAGTTGTCTCTGTAACTGACAGGTGAAAGCATTTTAAAGTTGGGAAAAAATGACACATATCATcttcaaaataaaaagtcattgaATCCATGACGTCTTAATGACTCGCTATGATATTTGATGAACAAGCTTCAGGTTTGAGAATGTAACAAGAAGCTAAATTTTCACATGAGTGCAGTAGAAAGTGACGTTAATGCATTCATCCAGGCTATAGAAAGGCATGAAAGAGGAAAGAAATGGCCCAAAGTTAATACCTTTGTTTGGAGAGAGCACAGCTTCACATTGACCTTGTCTCCTCAGGCGAATCACCCCCCAACACCACCACCAATAATCCAACCCACAGGACTCCACGGTCTGTTCCAAAAACGATTAGCTGATAACATCACGGCATGCTGGAATgtaaacatttacagtaaaaccATAAGAGATGAACTCTCTTCCAGTGTGATGCATTTATCAGCCATCAACTCTGcttctcttctgtgaaaacaCACACTGAGCTTTCTAACCACAAGTATGGCTTTGGATTTAAATAGAGTTTTATGagagtgtgtttaaaaaaaaaaaaagttcagagcataaatgttttttcttttaggGATTAGAATGTTTTAAAGGTGCAACAGAATGCCAACATcattttataaggtgtttgaacacagttgtgtggccacagtgtgtgaaaacaaccagcctttaatgacaaaaatccactcactcattgttttataatcccaaaAAATCATAAACTGTCTCTCCACAGGAGCAGTTCCAGACTGTGACGTCATACTCTGGAAAAGTCCTGCCCATTTGTGACGCTCTCTgataatggttagagagttggacttgtaacccgaaggttgcaggttcgagtctcggtgctggcaggagttgtaggtgggggagggagttaatgaacagtgctctcttccaccctcaatatccGTGGCTGAAGTACACtgaaggcactgaacccccagttgcttcCTGGGTGCTGGCtttatagctgcccactgctcaggctgtgtgttcacggtgtgtgcacttggatgggttataTGAAGAGCATTAGATTCACCAATTCTGATTATGTTCACACTTGGCATGTTTGGTTCAATTAAAACAAACCCTGGTGCGATTGCTCCATTAGTGTGGTTCATTTGAGTAGTATTAATGTTCCCATCCGAACCCTGGTGCGCACCAAACATGTGGACCGAGAACTCTGAAAAGATGGGACTCTTCCAAACAAACTCTGGTGCAGCTCGAATGATATATGAACGCAAGATGGACCAAAAACTTCTAAGCAAACCAAAAACAGGAAGTAATGACAAGATGCGACACTATGCAACATGATTTAACAACAGTGTAACCAAAACAAAATGAGCAGATGGCAAACATGGAGCAACAATGAGGTAAAGTGCCATGACGTGCCTTCGGTAAGTCTTGGCCCAATGGTTagggagtttgactcctaaccctaaggttgtgggttcaagtctcaggcTGGTAATAGCAGGACTGAGGtgcgaattctgagtatgggtcaccatacttggttgtatgtcatgtcactttcacttttatgaGCTCCTCGTGAGTTTGCCTTTGgtgaaaataaacacaaaaatgagAGCAGACGACATTAGGTGTGTTCGACTTAAAGCGGCGCTGAGCAGACCGATAGGTTATTGGGTGATATCATACACCCGTAGCGCAGTCTAACACACCTTTTGTTTGGGGTGTTCGGTGAGTTCAGTCACAATATATACATCATTAAAGCTGACCAATCAGGTTGTGAACGTATCACTATGCCTTTAGGTTCGGTGTCTTTaggtctgtggtcaaaaatgccAATGTGAATGCTAAGTGGACAAGGaccaaatgtatttttctttttggtcTGCACCAAATGAGCCAACTAAACCACACTACAAGTGTGAACACACcctaaagtgtttttgaaaaatcgCTTATCCCACCTTTAAGATTATATTGCAGGCTCATCTGCTTGCCTATGTAAACTgtgctaaaaataataaagaaattaccaaatttgatattttaatattactgttttaaatatattaaggcactttttttcacattttacaatgttttgCCGCACTGTGTAGTGATCAAAATATTGCCACGGTTGTTTAATATAGATTGCAAGTGgccaaaacttgcattttgttcacatacctttattttattctttggaGAGGTGATCTAAATGTTTGCGGCTGTGAAGCAGATGGAGAATTGACAGGCTTGTGTTACAGTGGATGTTTTGCCCTGCAAATGAAAGATGTTTCAGGTCACATTACATTGGGGGGGAAAAATCCTCTTTTAAATAAggttaaaaaatgtatcataatagGATATGGTTGGTTATGATTGTGGTAGGATACCATTAGCTAAATAAAGTTAGGGATGATCCACTTTacagtgacttaaaaaaaaaaaatctatataaaaaaagacatttttgcaTGCACAAGAATATTTTCATGCATAAAGAACGATTCACTTTTtgcattcaattaaaaatatcagATATACACAAACTGGAAACAATGCATGACGAATACGCAAAAATTTCCCTTGTGTGCGTGCAAAAGATTTTCACATGGTTTCTCAATAGCTATCAAAACTACTATATAACTAAATACTACTAAACACTAAATAACAGATTTGTCTCATTTTAACActaaaaacagatgaaaaatgtatttcttttgcCAAGATTAAATTAAtagagtgtctatttacactaataGCCTGCCTTgttggcagaggctatttacaTTAACTCCACCCACAAaccttttattattaatgttattatttattattattattattattaattattaatttattattaatgactATTAAGAAACAACTCCAATGATGGTAAATCgcattgtattttctttttgaaatctCATATGtcggaaaggcatttattttcaattaaaaagaaGGAAattatcaaaaagttgaaaataaagtattgggtagggttagagtaggtgtagggagggctttattgtcccaattaGATGTGGCATCTATttaatgatttgaattaaaaggATCATTTGGCACTCAATACgctattattgcatactgttttataatgcataCTTCAATAcagaggtgcagataattgccagtATTTGCAATAAAGTAGTATAGGAAAATCCTGTTATTTTAACATAGGGTAAACAGAGtctatagctatttgcacttagtgtaacaAAATATATGCCTAAGAAAATCCTGCTGTTTTTACTTTGAGTAAATAGAATCCATTGTTATTTGCACAAATAGAATCTATAagtaagacatttttattttcacttaaagTAAATAGCCTCCATcgctatttatacatttaatggtatgttttttaattttgttgtaatttttcaCTATATAATGTAATTATGTGTACAACCATTTAAACCATGTTTTTACAACTAGCTCTGCTCTCCCCTACACATTATTCTGCAGTGGTTTACAAACTCTGAACTCAAAGCAAATGAGCAGTATGCTGAGTTCAAAATATGCACATGAagttttagtttaccataaaaaGATGGATAAAAATGGTTTCCCTTTTTGGGCTGAAAGATGggttagtgagtgagtgtggGAACGTGATGTTTTCTGGCACCAGTGTGTGAATATTTTTACACTCCTCTGGCCATAGATGGGTTGCTAAGGGCTCTGATATGCTCCAACCTGTTACATTTCCACAAGATGCTTCCCAACAGGTCTGAATCTCACTCGCTGGGCTCCGTGAAAGGAATTTCAATGTTTTAATTACCGCTGATAAGGAAAAAACAAGGAGTGCATTGAAAAACACTGACACAAGGCAACTTCACTTATCAGAGGAGAGATAGGACCTCCACTTAGAACCTCTTAGGGCTGCTCACCAGCTTGGATTTGGCACACATCCGCTCCTCCACTGTCTAGAATGATGTCCTGTTGTTCTTGCTTTGCCCAAATTATGTCTTTTATTGTCAGACAGGTAAAACGCAAACATTCATGCCCTTCACTACTGATTAGAACCAAGACTACCTGAACTTGAACTGATGCTGTGCTATGGTGATTAAGTACTCCTGAGAAAGGACTTgactttttgtttgtatttttaaaagatCTGTTTTAATACCTAAAGGATGAAAGGTTATATGCATTATATCAAGTGGCCCaggcaaataatataatataatacagttgCCAAGTAACAAAGCATCTTCATTCAGGCTTTACTGATCATTATGATCTTCGCAGGGCGAACATGAAGAAACTCCAAACTCCAAgattcaaaaaacaaaatagttttaCCACAAAACACTACAATAAATTGTCAGAGGAAAAATGTATGCGACGTTTAAAAATCAATTTCCCAAGTATTTGCCATAACACTGTATTTTGGATGTTTCCCTTATCTTGCTCACCAAGTTTCAGTCCTGGAGCCTCTGATAATGAGGAATCAGGTGTTAAATAAAggatacatttaaaatgtgcaatCTGGAATACTTCAGGACAAGGCTGGCAGTCACTGCAAAGTTTCAGCAAAGTGGACCGTGACTAACCATGAATGGTCACAGAATGACCAGTCGAGGCAAGCAAAGAAATATTTCAATGACAGATGGCTTTTTGTTTGTTGCTCAAGGTCAACATAGAGCAGACAGCTCTGTCCGGTGTGCTTTTGTTCTGTCCAACCAGCTGAGACCCCTCCTCTCCGCTCAACCCTCTCCACACCTGTGGAAGAGATGTCACCTGACAGTTGGCTTGTTGTGCAGAGAGAGCAGACACACTTCCCTTTGAGGGTCTTGTCGGGATATTTTATGTCCTTGTTTACTTTTTGAGAGGCATTTGTCAAGAGAGCAGAAAAAATTTGTGCTGGAAGGGTGTCAGGCTAAAGAGAGAAAGTTTTGGACACCTGCACACAAAATCGGCTTACTTTTAGACCCTGTGTGGCCTTAAAGGTATGGTAATACACACAAAAAGAGGGGTTTagaagaatgttcaagctgctcccTTCATATATTTAAAGTGAATGGGGAAAGCAATACGAACAAATTCCATACCTACATATTCCGCATCCATAAAtcatgcactatatttcaagACTTATAAAGCCACAAGAACCATTTGCATGGAAGATTAAATTTAAAGCTACACTATGTAACCGTTGGCCCTCTAGTGGAAGAAACATCAAACTACAAGTTACTTGAGCAGGACATTATTTTGGTAATTACGTGAGTCTGAATTACGTGAATCTGATGGCTTGTCATCGTTCTGGTTATTACCTGAGTCTGAATTACATGACTCTGATGGCTTGAGGTGCGCCACTGTATCAACGTGAATATCATTTACGAAAGAGTAGCCTAAcagatatgcaaaaataaataaggcCTTAAGAGCAGGTGGCTTAAATGCCGCTGTTGTGTAAACAACTGCTTTAAATGCAACGTTACAAAACTTTGGCAGTGTTGATATTAGACATAACGATTGCTATTCATATCAGATAAGGTAATTTGGTCGAAACTATTAACTTGCCTATAGGCTATTTATAGGCAAATAGACCAAAGCAGTGGATTAGAGTTCGGCATTGAAACcaacaaaaacattgttttgtgaaaACATAGTCAGTGCATAGCTCATTTGATGCTATGCAAACTATGTTGATTCGTGTTTTATTACGGGAACTGTCGCTTTTGCTTTTTTGCTTGCTAACGCTTTTCGGTTTGAGGCTCATTTGTTTTGGCTTCAAGCTAGGCCTATTTAAACTGCTTCTAGCCTAGCAGTAGTCTGTCCTTCTTGCCTTTTTTAACCCTTTACACcgtgaagacatttttaatgatttcacaTCTAAGCGACACAATAAAACGGAAAGGCTTAAAACttaccaaaataaatgaatagattaataataataataaagcacgGTCTCATTTGATAGAAAACCTCTTcaaattttatgaaaatatatttcgGAGCCATATACAACACTGCTGTGGAAACCCAAGAAAAAgtgatagatttatttttttgttattcatcCTTGACATGATGACAATTAGAAAGCCTATGTGACTGATCACATAAATAAAGTTCAGGCTTATTCACAATAATATCAACCACATCTGGGCCAAATTTTGTGTTGATATCGCAAAGCAATCAAAATTTATGGCATTTGGAACCAAGGTAGCCTTTTTATCAAAAGTCCAAAAAACTTTCCAAATCTGAGTGTTTTACTGAACATAAATACTACTTAAATGTGTAAACGccacaaataaaatgtacaaatatattttatacatagaATAAACAATAACTAATAAGATCCTAATTGATGATCTTCCAGTGTTTTTTCAGTGTGCACTCCTATTCTGTGGTGCACGGTGAAGTAAAACCGATTGGTTTCTACACACCACACCTGAGATCAAGTTAACATTGGTTGAACTTTCAAATGATGTTGAAGAACACTGTCAAAACTGCGCCATGATTGGATCCAGAAATAGCTTTAGCCAAGCAGCATTTCATGTCATTGGGTGGGGATTTTCTTATGATCTACGTATAATGCTATGTTGTGTGTGGGCTTGTTTGAATCCAGACCACCTGGTCTAAATAGTTATGCAAGTTGTGATTTACGAATGTTTTGCAAGGAGCCAAAAATATGGTGCAAATCCTCAATTGTGTATTCTGTTTACATGTGCATCTGTGGCAATTTTACATGCAAAACTTATAGGTATATGGTATATTTtggtcttttaaaaatatatgcattttgtaTTCTGCTAGTTAagacattttcataaatatatgaCACTAGATTATCTGTTATGCATGATTCTTTCACAGATCACATTCTCAAGTAAACTAATTTTTCTTTATGCTATGAAAATGGAGCACCTTAATATTTCAGCTATTTTAAAAACACTCGTTAAGAGTTGGGCATATTCCTTATATTCACTGTAAAGTCAATCATTAAAGCT
This portion of the Carassius auratus strain Wakin unplaced genomic scaffold, ASM336829v1 scaf_tig00214575, whole genome shotgun sequence genome encodes:
- the LOC113092382 gene encoding homeobox protein zampogna-like produces the protein MANNRTSFSIHNILNGGLDCERNAGLDEEYAEEQEAQGRSSSSLPVRNDGAESISSCVLVLDSSPSDQHSCEEGSTGGEDNSPERQHDHDKDQEKPQSCNFEDNPKSSKKRSRAAFSHAQVYELERRFNLQRYLSGPERADLAGALKLTETQVKIWFQNRRYKTKRRQMAAELTTAPTTALAKRVAVKVLVRNDQRQYNTEELPSPSVPPVYQSFPYYPYMFCFQPWISGNTLSGGLY